Proteins encoded together in one Cellulomonas gilvus ATCC 13127 window:
- a CDS encoding proline--tRNA ligase, which translates to MLLRMSTLFVRTLREDPADAEVASHRLLVRAGYIRRAAPGIYTWLPLGLRVLGKVEAVVREEMAAAGAQEVHFPALLPREPYEATGRWTEYGPNIFRLKDRKGNDYLLAPTHEEMFTLLVKDLYSSYKDLPLTIFQIQTKYRDEARPRAGLIRGREFVMKDAYSFDVDDAGLDASYDAQRQAYQRVFDRLGLEYVIVAATSGAMGGSRSEEFLTPTAIGEDTFVRSAGGYAANVEAVTTVVPDALPYDDAPAAHVEDTPDTPTIDSLVALANERFARPDRAWTAADTLKNVVLALVHPTGERELVVVGLPGDREVDLKRFEAAVAPAEVEAAGDADFAAHPELVRGYIGPAVLGPNAPVADGAERTAVRYLLDPRVVPGTRWITGANVPGRHVFDLVAGRDFTADGTVEAAEVRAGDPAPDGSGPLELARGIEIGHIFALGRKYAQALGLTVLDQNGKAQVVTMGSYGIGVTRVLAALAEAHHDEKGLAWPAHVAPAHVHVVATGKDAAVFTAAEDIARALADRGVEVLYDDRPKVSPGVKFADAELFGVPLVVVVGRGLADGVVEVRPRVGGESVQVPVADVVDEVAARVSALLTGSANAQA; encoded by the coding sequence ATGCTCCTGCGTATGTCCACGCTGTTCGTCCGCACGCTGCGGGAGGACCCCGCCGACGCCGAGGTCGCGAGCCACCGCCTCCTGGTGCGCGCCGGTTACATCCGGCGCGCCGCCCCCGGCATCTACACGTGGCTCCCGCTGGGCCTGCGCGTGCTGGGCAAGGTCGAGGCCGTGGTGCGCGAGGAGATGGCCGCCGCGGGCGCGCAGGAGGTGCACTTCCCGGCGCTGCTGCCGCGCGAGCCGTACGAGGCGACGGGCCGGTGGACCGAGTACGGGCCGAACATCTTCCGGCTCAAGGACCGCAAGGGGAACGACTACCTCCTCGCGCCCACGCACGAGGAGATGTTCACGCTCCTGGTCAAGGACCTGTACTCGTCGTACAAGGACCTGCCGCTCACGATCTTCCAGATCCAGACCAAGTACCGCGACGAGGCCCGCCCGCGTGCGGGGCTCATCCGCGGGCGTGAGTTCGTCATGAAGGACGCCTACTCGTTCGACGTCGACGACGCCGGGCTGGACGCGTCCTACGACGCGCAGCGCCAGGCCTACCAGCGCGTGTTCGACCGGCTCGGCCTCGAGTACGTGATCGTGGCCGCGACGTCGGGCGCCATGGGCGGATCCCGCTCGGAGGAGTTCCTGACGCCGACCGCGATCGGCGAGGACACGTTCGTGCGCTCGGCCGGCGGCTACGCGGCGAACGTCGAGGCCGTGACGACCGTCGTCCCGGACGCGCTGCCGTACGACGACGCACCCGCGGCGCACGTCGAGGACACGCCGGACACGCCGACGATCGACTCGCTCGTCGCGCTCGCGAACGAGCGCTTCGCGCGGCCCGACCGCGCGTGGACCGCGGCCGACACGCTGAAGAACGTCGTGCTCGCGCTCGTGCACCCCACCGGCGAGCGCGAGCTCGTCGTGGTCGGCCTGCCGGGCGACCGCGAGGTCGACCTCAAGCGGTTCGAGGCCGCCGTCGCGCCGGCCGAGGTCGAGGCCGCGGGTGACGCGGACTTCGCGGCGCACCCCGAGCTGGTCCGCGGCTACATCGGTCCCGCGGTGCTCGGGCCCAACGCGCCCGTGGCCGACGGCGCCGAGCGGACCGCGGTGCGGTACCTGCTGGACCCGCGCGTGGTGCCGGGCACCCGCTGGATCACGGGCGCGAACGTGCCCGGCCGGCACGTGTTCGACCTGGTCGCCGGGCGCGACTTCACAGCCGACGGCACGGTCGAGGCCGCCGAGGTGCGCGCGGGCGACCCCGCGCCCGACGGGTCGGGTCCGCTCGAGCTCGCGCGCGGCATCGAGATCGGCCACATCTTCGCGCTCGGACGCAAGTACGCCCAGGCCCTGGGCCTGACGGTGCTCGACCAGAACGGCAAGGCGCAGGTCGTGACCATGGGCTCGTACGGCATCGGGGTCACGCGTGTGCTGGCCGCGCTCGCCGAGGCCCACCACGACGAGAAGGGTCTGGCCTGGCCCGCGCACGTCGCACCCGCGCACGTGCACGTCGTCGCGACCGGCAAGGACGCGGCGGTGTTCACCGCCGCGGAGGACATCGCGCGGGCGCTCGCGGACCGCGGCGTCGAGGTGCTGTACGACGACCGGCCCAAGGTCTCGCCGGGCGTCAAGTTCGCCGACGCCGAGCTGTTCGGCGTCCCGCTCGTGGTGGTCGTGGGCCGGGGCCTGGCCGACGGCGTGGTCGAGGTGCGGCCGCGCGTCGGTGGCGAGAGCGTCCAGGTGCCCGTGGCGGACGTGGTCGACGAGGTCGCGGCGCGGGTGAGCGCGCTGCTGACCGGTTCCGCCAACGCGCAGGCCTGA
- a CDS encoding Fpg/Nei family DNA glycosylase: protein MPELPEVEALAGFLRERAVGRTVTQVGVGDIAALKTFRPPPDALVGGTVVDASRHGKWLDLLVATPTGEPLHLVWHLSRAGWVRWSDQLATTPVRPGRSPLALRVRLDDGSGFDLTEQGTRKRLAVHVVDDPQLVPQIASLGVEPLSAQFTRERFGELVTGRNQQIKGLLRDQGTIAGIGNAYSDEILHAARTSPFALTGKLGAAQVDVLYASIRDVLDQAVAAASGKPAAQLKDAKRQGMRVHGRTGQPCPGWDGTPCGDTVHEVAFADSSLQYCPTCQTGGKPLADRRMSRLLR from the coding sequence ATGCCTGAGCTTCCCGAGGTCGAGGCACTCGCCGGGTTCCTGCGCGAGCGCGCCGTGGGCCGGACCGTCACGCAGGTCGGCGTGGGTGACATCGCCGCGCTCAAGACGTTCCGGCCCCCGCCGGACGCCCTGGTCGGCGGGACCGTCGTGGACGCGAGCCGGCACGGCAAGTGGCTCGACCTGCTCGTCGCGACGCCCACGGGTGAGCCGTTGCACCTGGTGTGGCACCTGTCCCGCGCGGGCTGGGTCCGGTGGTCCGACCAGCTCGCGACGACGCCCGTGCGGCCCGGGCGGTCTCCGCTCGCGCTCCGGGTCCGGCTCGACGACGGCTCGGGGTTCGACCTCACGGAGCAGGGCACCCGCAAACGGCTGGCGGTGCACGTCGTCGACGACCCGCAGCTGGTCCCGCAGATCGCGTCGCTCGGCGTCGAGCCGCTGTCCGCGCAGTTCACGCGTGAGCGGTTCGGCGAGCTGGTCACGGGGCGCAACCAGCAGATCAAGGGGCTCCTGCGCGACCAGGGCACGATCGCCGGGATCGGCAACGCGTACTCCGACGAGATCCTGCACGCCGCGCGCACGTCACCGTTCGCGCTCACCGGCAAGCTGGGCGCCGCCCAGGTGGACGTGCTCTACGCGTCGATCCGTGACGTGCTCGACCAGGCCGTCGCGGCCGCGTCGGGCAAGCCCGCCGCCCAGCTCAAGGACGCGAAGCGTCAGGGCATGCGCGTGCACGGCCGCACGGGTCAGCCGTGCCCCGGGTGGGACGGCACGCCGTGCGGCGACACCGTGCACGAGGTCGCGTTCGCGGACTCGTCGTTGCAGTACTGCCCCACGTGCCAGACCGGCGGCAAGCCGCTCGCCGACCGCCGGATGTCCCGGCTGCTGCGCTGA
- a CDS encoding GNAT family N-acetyltransferase, whose amino-acid sequence MAARRATVLERRPGARVLADVDLVAALGVCAQDPVGSVLATARLEHARTVGLRSAGGTLWGYQHAGTLVAVCWAGANMVPVVPAADPAVAGAALDAFAFLAAKQGRRCSSLVGPAPAVLGLWERLRQAWPGVREIRDDQPSMVIDHAPLRAPDPLVRRSRPEEYDTVLPACVRMFTEEVGYSPASGPHGPYETRVRSLVAQGRSFVRMEPGPDGTARVAFKAELGAIAGGVAQVQGVWVTPDRRGVRLSEHGMAAVVELARELAPVVSLYVNDYNARAIAAYRAVGFRQVGSYATVLF is encoded by the coding sequence ATGGCTGCGCGGCGTGCGACGGTGCTCGAGCGTCGTCCCGGCGCGCGCGTGCTGGCCGACGTCGACCTGGTCGCCGCGCTCGGCGTGTGTGCGCAGGACCCCGTCGGCTCGGTGCTGGCCACGGCCCGCCTGGAGCACGCGCGCACGGTCGGGCTGCGCAGCGCGGGCGGCACGCTGTGGGGCTACCAGCACGCGGGGACGCTCGTCGCGGTGTGCTGGGCGGGCGCGAACATGGTCCCGGTGGTGCCCGCCGCCGATCCCGCGGTGGCCGGCGCCGCGCTGGACGCGTTCGCGTTCCTCGCCGCGAAGCAGGGGCGGCGGTGCTCGTCGCTCGTGGGCCCGGCGCCCGCGGTGCTGGGTCTGTGGGAGCGGCTGCGGCAGGCATGGCCCGGGGTGCGCGAGATCCGCGACGACCAGCCCTCGATGGTCATCGACCACGCGCCGCTGCGCGCACCCGACCCCCTGGTCCGCCGCTCGCGGCCCGAGGAGTACGACACGGTGCTGCCCGCGTGCGTGCGCATGTTCACCGAGGAGGTCGGCTACTCACCGGCGAGCGGACCGCACGGCCCGTACGAGACCCGCGTGCGCTCGCTCGTGGCGCAGGGTCGGTCGTTCGTGCGCATGGAGCCCGGGCCCGACGGGACGGCCCGCGTCGCTTTCAAGGCCGAGCTGGGAGCGATTGCCGGGGGAGTCGCCCAGGTGCAGGGCGTGTGGGTGACGCCCGACCGGCGGGGCGTGCGCCTGTCGGAGCACGGCATGGCGGCCGTGGTCGAGCTCGCGCGCGAGCTCGCGCCGGTCGTGTCGCTGTACGTCAACGACTACAACGCGCGTGCGATCGCGGCGTACCGCGCGGTGGGCTTCCGGCAGGTCGGCTCGTACGCCACGGTGCTGTTCTGA
- the ispG gene encoding flavodoxin-dependent (E)-4-hydroxy-3-methylbut-2-enyl-diphosphate synthase gives MSVPISLGMPEAPVPVLAPRRPSRKIRVGKVEVGGDAPVSVQSMTTTPTTDINATLQQIAALTASGCDIVRVAVPSQDDADALPQIARKSQIPVIADIHFQPKYVFAAIDAGCAAVRVNPGNIRKFDDQVGAIARAASDAGVSLRIGVNAGSLDPRLLAKYGKATPEALVESAVWEASLFEEHDFHDFKISVKHNDPVVMVRAYELLAERGDWPLHLGVTEAGPAFQGTIKSATAFGALLSKGIGDTIRVSLSAPPVEEVKVGIQILQSLNLRPRKLEIVSCPSCGRAQVDVYTLAERVTAGLEGLEVPLRVAVMGCVVNGPGEAREADLGVASGNGKGQIFVRGEVIKTVPESQIVETLIEEAMRIAESMDVVEAGQGSPVVTVG, from the coding sequence GTGAGCGTCCCGATCAGCCTCGGCATGCCGGAGGCCCCCGTACCCGTCCTGGCCCCGCGTCGCCCGTCCCGCAAGATCCGGGTGGGCAAGGTCGAGGTGGGCGGGGACGCCCCCGTCAGCGTCCAGTCCATGACGACGACGCCCACCACGGACATCAACGCGACGCTGCAGCAGATCGCCGCACTGACGGCCTCGGGCTGCGACATCGTGCGCGTCGCGGTGCCCAGCCAGGACGACGCGGACGCGCTGCCGCAGATCGCACGCAAGTCGCAGATCCCCGTGATCGCGGACATCCACTTCCAGCCCAAGTACGTGTTCGCGGCGATCGACGCCGGGTGCGCCGCGGTGCGCGTCAACCCGGGCAACATCCGCAAGTTCGACGACCAGGTCGGCGCGATCGCACGCGCGGCGTCGGATGCCGGCGTGAGCCTGCGGATCGGCGTCAACGCGGGCTCGTTGGACCCGCGGCTGCTCGCGAAGTACGGCAAGGCCACGCCCGAGGCGCTCGTCGAGTCGGCCGTGTGGGAGGCGTCGCTGTTCGAGGAGCACGACTTCCACGACTTCAAGATCTCGGTCAAGCACAACGACCCGGTCGTCATGGTCCGGGCCTACGAGCTGCTGGCCGAGCGCGGCGACTGGCCCCTGCACCTCGGCGTCACCGAGGCGGGCCCGGCCTTCCAGGGCACGATCAAGTCGGCGACCGCGTTCGGCGCGCTGCTCAGCAAGGGCATCGGCGACACGATCCGGGTCTCGCTGTCCGCCCCTCCCGTCGAGGAGGTCAAGGTCGGCATCCAGATCCTGCAGTCCCTCAACCTGCGGCCGCGCAAGCTCGAGATCGTCTCCTGCCCGTCGTGCGGTCGCGCCCAGGTGGACGTCTACACGCTCGCCGAGCGCGTGACGGCCGGGCTCGAGGGTCTCGAGGTGCCGCTGCGCGTGGCCGTCATGGGCTGCGTCGTGAACGGTCCCGGCGAGGCGCGCGAGGCGGACCTCGGCGTCGCGTCGGGCAACGGCAAGGGGCAGATCTTCGTGCGGGGCGAGGTCATCAAGACCGTGCCGGAGTCGCAGATCGTGGAGACGCTGATCGAGGAGGCCATGCGCATCGCGGAGTCGATGGACGTGGTCGAGGCCGGTCAGGGCAGCCCCGTCGTCACGGTCGGCTGA
- a CDS encoding iron chaperone, translating to MPGELEAMLAGLEEPTRAAVVRVYDRARALVPDAVDGLGYGMPALVHRGRPLVAVRPAARHIGLYPFSPAAIDAVRPELVGFALSKGTVRFTPERPVPDDVLDRLLTVRRDEIECA from the coding sequence GTGCCGGGCGAGCTCGAGGCCATGCTCGCGGGGCTCGAGGAGCCCACGCGCGCCGCCGTGGTGCGCGTCTACGACCGCGCGCGTGCGCTCGTACCCGACGCGGTCGACGGCCTCGGCTACGGCATGCCCGCGCTCGTCCACCGGGGCAGGCCGCTCGTCGCCGTGAGGCCCGCGGCGCGGCACATCGGCCTGTACCCGTTCAGCCCGGCGGCGATCGACGCGGTGCGCCCCGAGCTGGTCGGGTTCGCGCTGTCGAAGGGCACGGTCCGCTTCACGCCCGAGCGGCCCGTGCCCGACGACGTCCTGGACCGGTTGCTGACCGTCCGCCGGGACGAGATCGAGTGCGCGTGA
- a CDS encoding M50 family metallopeptidase, giving the protein MEYLIGVLIAVVVLLASIALHEVGHMVPAKRFGVRVSHYFVGFGPTLWSRTRGETEYGVKAIPLGGFVRLVGMYAPAEAVGNPPARTWLGRLAQDARAASAEEIRPGEDHRAFYRLSTPKKLVVMLGGPVMNLIIAFVLMAVVMLGFGVPTTTATLGTVSQCVIPADEPADRTCTATDEPAPGAAAGLLPGDTVIRYDGVAVASWDQLTGLIRASGGQATPVVVQRDGQEVELTVTPVLAQRPVLDDDGEPVLDDDGRAIARAVGFLGVTPTTAMVPTGVGEVPQVVAERTWQTMSVVATLPARMVDLVETTFGQEERGTDSIVGIVGVGRFAGEIASYDADGIDWGDKLAGLLEMLAALNLALFVFNLIPLPPLDGGHVAAALWEGAKRQVARVRGLPRPGPFDTARLVPLAYGVFVVLGLMGVLLIYADIVNPVRI; this is encoded by the coding sequence GTGGAGTACCTGATCGGCGTGCTGATCGCCGTCGTCGTGCTGCTCGCGTCGATCGCGCTGCACGAGGTGGGGCACATGGTGCCCGCCAAGAGGTTCGGCGTCCGGGTGAGCCACTACTTCGTCGGGTTCGGCCCGACGCTGTGGTCGCGCACGCGTGGCGAGACCGAGTACGGCGTCAAGGCCATCCCGCTGGGCGGGTTCGTGCGGCTCGTCGGCATGTACGCACCCGCCGAGGCCGTGGGCAACCCGCCCGCGCGCACCTGGTTGGGCAGGCTCGCGCAGGACGCGCGTGCGGCGAGCGCCGAGGAGATCCGACCGGGCGAGGACCACCGGGCGTTCTACCGGCTGTCGACGCCGAAGAAGCTCGTCGTGATGCTCGGCGGGCCCGTGATGAACCTGATCATCGCGTTCGTGCTGATGGCGGTCGTGATGCTGGGCTTCGGCGTGCCGACCACGACCGCGACGCTCGGCACCGTCTCGCAGTGCGTCATCCCGGCCGACGAGCCCGCGGACCGCACGTGCACCGCCACGGACGAGCCCGCCCCGGGCGCGGCCGCGGGTCTGCTGCCGGGGGACACCGTGATCCGTTACGACGGCGTCGCCGTGGCGTCGTGGGACCAGCTCACGGGTCTGATCCGGGCCTCGGGCGGCCAGGCCACGCCCGTCGTGGTGCAGCGCGACGGTCAGGAGGTCGAGCTCACGGTCACGCCGGTGCTGGCGCAGCGCCCCGTGCTCGACGACGACGGTGAGCCGGTGCTGGACGACGACGGGCGTGCCATCGCGCGCGCTGTGGGCTTCCTGGGCGTGACCCCGACCACCGCGATGGTGCCGACGGGCGTCGGGGAGGTCCCGCAGGTCGTGGCCGAGCGCACGTGGCAGACGATGTCCGTCGTCGCGACGCTGCCCGCACGCATGGTCGACCTGGTGGAGACCACGTTCGGCCAGGAGGAGCGCGGCACGGACAGCATCGTCGGCATCGTCGGCGTCGGGCGGTTCGCGGGCGAGATCGCGTCCTACGACGCGGACGGGATCGACTGGGGCGACAAGCTCGCCGGGCTGCTCGAGATGCTCGCGGCGCTCAACCTCGCGCTGTTCGTGTTCAACCTGATCCCGCTGCCGCCGCTCGACGGGGGGCACGTGGCCGCGGCGCTCTGGGAGGGCGCCAAGCGGCAGGTCGCGCGGGTGCGCGGGCTGCCGCGGCCGGGTCCGTTCGACACGGCGAGGTTGGTGCCGCTCGCGTACGGGGTGTTCGTGGTGCTGGGGCTCATGGGCGTGCTGCTGATCTACGCGGACATCGTCAACCCCGTGCGGATCTGA
- a CDS encoding NAD(P)/FAD-dependent oxidoreductase → MIRRRRADAGDGPPLWVDGAAVPRPPLDGDTTADVVVVGGGLTGLWTAYYLLDADPALDVLVVEAGVTGQDERGVGACSARAGLTADALAARHSRTAAAHARALLRDAVVEVGGVAAVEEIDCGFAFGGELVLAADDDALTRLERQAASAQRWGDETHVLDAAGLRERVLVDDAVGGTWSPEAARLDPGRLARGLAGVLVARAARIADRTPAARVVDQAVVTPHGTVRAATVVDTRPEAPELRAWAATLATAPLPDATWARIGLADAEVLAHGDGLRVVRTPDGRLVAGRARPGAPRLVRALDALLRPPASATALHDLLVDLLPVLTDAPVTHAWLRPLAASGALPSVGHVPGATWARSGGTGPAAANVAGRTVAELITGTASELATAPWVRRA, encoded by the coding sequence GTGATCCGACGACGACGTGCCGACGCCGGCGACGGCCCCCCGCTGTGGGTGGACGGCGCGGCCGTCCCCCGCCCCCCGCTCGACGGCGACACCACGGCCGACGTCGTGGTGGTGGGCGGCGGCCTGACGGGCCTGTGGACCGCGTACTACCTGCTCGACGCCGACCCGGCGCTCGACGTGCTCGTCGTCGAGGCCGGCGTGACCGGCCAGGACGAGCGCGGCGTGGGTGCGTGCTCGGCGCGCGCCGGCCTCACCGCGGACGCCCTCGCCGCGCGGCACTCGCGCACGGCCGCCGCGCACGCGCGCGCGCTGCTGCGTGATGCGGTCGTCGAGGTCGGTGGCGTCGCCGCGGTCGAGGAGATCGACTGCGGCTTCGCGTTCGGCGGCGAGCTGGTCCTGGCCGCCGACGACGACGCGCTCACCCGGCTCGAGCGCCAGGCCGCCTCCGCGCAGCGCTGGGGAGACGAGACGCACGTGCTCGACGCGGCCGGACTGCGCGAGCGCGTGCTGGTCGACGACGCGGTCGGTGGCACGTGGTCGCCCGAGGCGGCGCGGCTCGACCCGGGGCGCCTGGCGCGCGGCCTGGCCGGCGTCCTGGTCGCGCGTGCGGCCCGCATCGCGGACCGCACGCCCGCGGCACGCGTCGTCGACCAGGCCGTCGTGACGCCGCACGGCACGGTCCGCGCCGCGACCGTCGTGGACACCCGGCCCGAGGCACCCGAGCTGCGTGCCTGGGCCGCGACGCTCGCCACGGCGCCGCTGCCCGACGCGACATGGGCGCGGATCGGTCTCGCGGATGCCGAGGTGCTCGCGCACGGCGACGGCCTGCGCGTCGTCCGCACCCCCGACGGGCGGCTCGTGGCCGGCCGCGCGCGACCCGGGGCGCCGCGCCTGGTCCGCGCCCTGGACGCGCTGCTGCGCCCGCCCGCGTCGGCCACGGCGCTGCACGACCTGCTCGTCGACCTGCTGCCGGTGCTGACCGACGCGCCCGTGACGCACGCGTGGCTGCGACCGCTCGCGGCCTCCGGCGCGCTGCCGTCGGTCGGCCACGTGCCGGGCGCCACGTGGGCGCGCAGCGGCGGGACCGGACCGGCCGCCGCCAACGTCGCGGGACGCACCGTCGCCGAGCTCATCACGGGCACCGCGTCCGAGCTCGCGACCGCGCCCTGGGTGCGGCGCGCCTGA
- the dxr gene encoding 1-deoxy-D-xylulose-5-phosphate reductoisomerase — MSAERVRSVVLLGSTGSIGTQAIDVVVRHPDRFRVTGLAAGGGDPALLARQAVELEVARVAVADERAAPAVRDALTAAGARGVAVLAGPAAATELAGEGADVVLNGVTGSVGLQPTLAALRAGSTLALANKESLVVGGALVRRAATRPDQIVPVDSEHSALAQALRSGTAGEVARLVLTASGGPFRGWTADDVKAVTPQQALAHPTWAMGPVVTINSATLMNKGLELIEAHLLFDVPVERIDVVVHPQSVVHSMVQFVDGSTIAQASPPDMRLPIALGLSWPERLEDVAPACDWTAATSWTFEPLDEDLFRAVRLARHAVAASATHPAVYNAANEQCVAAFLAGRIGFLDIVTTVERVLDEHAGTAAEDLSLEAVLAAETWARTRADALLAQR; from the coding sequence GTGAGCGCGGAGCGCGTCCGGAGCGTCGTGCTGCTCGGCTCGACGGGGTCGATCGGGACGCAGGCGATCGACGTCGTCGTGCGGCACCCCGACCGGTTCCGGGTGACCGGCCTGGCGGCGGGCGGCGGGGATCCCGCGCTGCTGGCGCGGCAGGCCGTCGAGCTGGAGGTCGCCCGCGTCGCGGTCGCCGACGAGCGCGCCGCGCCCGCGGTGCGCGACGCGCTGACCGCCGCGGGAGCTCGCGGCGTCGCGGTCCTGGCCGGGCCCGCGGCGGCCACCGAGCTCGCGGGCGAGGGTGCCGACGTCGTGCTCAACGGCGTGACCGGCTCGGTGGGCCTGCAGCCCACGCTCGCGGCGCTGCGGGCCGGGAGCACGCTCGCGCTCGCCAACAAGGAGTCGCTGGTGGTCGGCGGCGCCCTGGTGCGGCGCGCGGCGACGCGCCCGGACCAGATCGTGCCGGTCGACTCCGAGCACTCGGCGCTCGCACAGGCGCTGCGGTCCGGCACCGCGGGCGAGGTGGCTCGACTGGTGCTCACCGCGTCGGGCGGACCGTTCCGCGGCTGGACCGCGGACGACGTGAAGGCCGTCACACCGCAGCAGGCGCTCGCGCACCCCACGTGGGCGATGGGCCCGGTGGTGACGATCAACTCCGCCACGCTCATGAACAAGGGGCTCGAGCTGATCGAGGCACACCTGCTGTTCGACGTGCCCGTGGAGCGGATCGACGTGGTGGTGCACCCGCAGTCGGTCGTGCACTCGATGGTGCAGTTCGTCGACGGCTCGACGATCGCGCAGGCGTCGCCGCCCGACATGCGGCTCCCGATCGCGCTCGGGCTGTCCTGGCCCGAGCGGCTCGAGGACGTCGCGCCCGCGTGCGACTGGACGGCGGCCACGTCCTGGACGTTCGAGCCGCTCGACGAGGACCTGTTCCGTGCCGTGCGGCTCGCGCGGCACGCGGTCGCGGCGTCGGCCACGCACCCGGCCGTCTACAACGCGGCCAACGAGCAGTGCGTCGCGGCGTTCCTGGCGGGGCGGATCGGCTTCCTCGACATCGTCACGACGGTCGAGCGCGTGCTCGACGAGCACGCCGGGACCGCCGCCGAGGACCTCTCGCTCGAGGCCGTGCTGGCCGCCGAGACGTGGGCACGCACGCGGGCCGACGCGCTGCTCGCGCAGCGCTGA
- a CDS encoding DivIVA domain-containing protein: MSDGMFRTVSGFRSGYDPDEVDEFFDHARAMYEKGPGTALSAKDVRRVGFEMVRGGYATAAVDAALDRLESAFVARARAEYVQQHGQQAWMAQLGEQARTLYGRLGRPDGDRFAPPQGREQGYEPADVDALCHRLIAYFDKGAALTSGEVRSATFRRRKGSDAYGEPAVDAFVARAVEVLLGVE; the protein is encoded by the coding sequence GTGAGCGACGGCATGTTCCGGACGGTGTCGGGCTTCCGGTCGGGGTACGACCCGGACGAGGTCGACGAGTTCTTCGACCACGCGCGCGCGATGTACGAGAAGGGGCCGGGCACGGCGCTCTCGGCCAAGGACGTGCGCCGCGTCGGGTTCGAGATGGTGCGCGGCGGGTACGCGACGGCCGCCGTCGACGCGGCGCTCGACCGTCTCGAGTCCGCGTTCGTCGCGCGCGCGCGGGCCGAGTACGTGCAGCAGCACGGTCAGCAGGCGTGGATGGCGCAGCTCGGCGAGCAGGCCAGGACGCTGTACGGCCGGCTCGGGCGACCCGACGGCGACCGGTTCGCGCCGCCCCAGGGCCGCGAGCAGGGCTACGAGCCCGCGGATGTCGACGCGCTGTGCCACCGGCTGATCGCGTACTTCGACAAGGGTGCGGCGCTCACGTCGGGTGAGGTCCGCTCGGCCACGTTCCGCCGTCGCAAGGGCAGTGACGCCTATGGCGAGCCCGCCGTGGACGCGTTCGTCGCGCGGGCCGTCGAGGTCCTGCTCGGCGTCGAGTGA
- the rlmN gene encoding 23S rRNA (adenine(2503)-C(2))-methyltransferase RlmN, with product MPATPVRLDLSSPVRGPRGKPPRHFVDLTPDERVAAVTALGEKPFRAKQLATHYFTHLTADAAAMTDLPAATRDTLVADLFPQLLTRARTQTADGGTTVKTLWHLFDHAKVESVLMRYANRTTLCISSQAGCGLACAFCATGQMGLTRNLSTAEIVEQVREAARALQAGEVPGGPTRLSNVVFMGMGEPLANYKAIMATVRTLVAPAPEGLGLSARNVTVSTVGMVPAMRKLADEGIPVTLALSLHAPDDELRSELVPVNTRWDVDEALDAAYHYFEVTGRRVSIEYALIRDVNDHAWRADLLGEKLNARGRGWVHCNPIPLNPVPNSRWTASDPRVEQEFVARLRAHGIPTTIRDTRGSDIDGACGQLAAEEDE from the coding sequence GTGCCCGCCACCCCCGTCCGCCTGGACCTGTCCTCACCCGTCCGCGGGCCCCGGGGCAAGCCGCCCCGGCACTTCGTCGACCTCACGCCCGACGAGCGCGTCGCCGCGGTGACCGCGCTCGGGGAGAAGCCGTTCCGGGCCAAGCAGCTCGCGACGCACTACTTCACGCACCTCACGGCCGACGCGGCCGCGATGACGGACCTTCCCGCGGCGACGCGTGACACGCTCGTGGCCGACCTGTTCCCGCAGCTGCTCACCAGGGCGCGCACGCAGACCGCGGACGGCGGCACGACGGTCAAGACGCTGTGGCACCTGTTCGACCACGCCAAGGTCGAGTCGGTGCTCATGCGGTACGCGAACCGCACCACGCTGTGCATCTCCTCGCAGGCCGGGTGCGGCCTCGCGTGCGCGTTCTGCGCCACGGGTCAGATGGGCCTGACGCGCAACCTGTCGACGGCCGAGATCGTCGAGCAGGTCCGCGAGGCGGCGCGCGCGCTGCAGGCGGGCGAGGTCCCCGGCGGGCCCACGCGTCTGTCGAACGTCGTGTTCATGGGGATGGGCGAGCCGCTGGCCAACTACAAGGCGATCATGGCGACGGTGCGCACGCTCGTCGCCCCGGCGCCCGAGGGCCTGGGCCTGTCCGCGCGCAACGTCACGGTCTCGACCGTCGGCATGGTCCCCGCGATGCGCAAGCTGGCCGACGAGGGCATCCCGGTGACGCTCGCGCTGTCGCTGCACGCTCCGGACGACGAGCTGCGCAGCGAGCTGGTGCCCGTGAACACGCGCTGGGACGTCGACGAGGCGCTCGACGCCGCCTACCACTACTTCGAGGTCACGGGCCGGCGGGTCTCGATCGAGTACGCGCTGATCCGCGACGTGAACGACCACGCGTGGCGGGCGGACCTCCTGGGCGAGAAGCTCAACGCGCGCGGCCGCGGATGGGTGCACTGCAACCCGATCCCGCTCAACCCCGTGCCGAACTCGCGGTGGACGGCGAGCGATCCCCGGGTGGAGCAGGAGTTCGTGGCACGCTTGCGTGCGCACGGGATCCCGACGACGATCCGGGACACCCGTGGCAGCGACATCGACGGCGCGTGCGGCCAGCTCGCCGCGGAGGAGGACGAGTGA